Part of the Subtercola frigoramans genome, GGCTTGGCCCTCGGCATGCCCACCTGCTGGGACGAGTGGTTCCCCGAAGTTGCCCGCGCGTACTCGCTCGCCGACGCGAACCTGCTCGTCTACCCGACAGCGATCGGCAGCGAACCCGGTTACCCCGATTTCGACACGCAACCGCTCTGGCGCCAGGTGATCGTCGGCAACGGCATCGCGAACGGCCTGTTCATGGTCGTGCCGAACCGCTGGGGCAATGAGGGTCTCATCACCTTCTACGGTTCGTCATTCATCTCAGACCCCTATGGCCGGATGCTCGTGCAAGCCCCCCGCGACGCGTCCGCGGTGCTCGTGGCCGACCTCGACCTGCAGCAGCGCGACGACTGGCTGACGCTGTTCCCTTTTCTGAAGACGCGGAGACCCGACACCTACGGGAGTCTGGTCGAGGCGATCAGCGATGTGGCGAGCACAGGAGAAACCAGCGCATGAGCTGGCACATGCCGTCGGAGACCGCTCCACACAAGCGCACCTGGATGGCGTTCCCCTCTTCGGGCTACACCCTCGGCGAGACGTCCGCCGAAGCGGATGAGGCCCGCACGACCTGGGCAGCCGTGGCGAACACCATCATCGATTTCGAGCCGGTGACCATGGTGGTCGGCCCCGGCCACGAAGAGATCGCGCGCCGCTACCTCGCAAGCGAAGTCGAACTCGTCACCGCCGAACTCGACGACGCCTGGATGCGAGACATTGGGCCGACCTTCGTGCTGGGCGACGACGGCAGGCTGGGCGCGGTCGACTGGGTGTTCAACGGCTGGGGTCGACAGGCCTGGGCGAGCTGGGAGCACGACGCCCGCATCGGCCGGTTCGTCGCCGGGCTCGCAGGCGCAGAACTCGTGCCCTCCAGCCTGGTCAACGAGGGCGGCGGCATCCACGTCGACGGCGCTGGCACCGTTCTCGTCACCGACACGGTGCAGCTCGACCCATTGCGGAACCCCGGCTGGTCACGCGCCGAGATCGAGGCCGAGCTCTCGCGAACCCTCGGTGTCAGCAACGTGGTCTGGCTCCCGCGGGGGCTCACCCGCGACTCCGAGCGGTTCGGCACAAAGGGGCACGTCGACATCGTCGCCACGATCCCGGCCGAGGGCGTGATCCTGCTGCATGAGCAGGCCGCTGCCGGGCATCCGGATCACGAAGCGATGACGGAGATCAAAAGTGCCCTCGATCTGAGCACCACAGCCGACGGAACGCCATGGAAGATCGTCGGGGTACCTGCACCGGCGACTCTCAGCGACGCAGAGGGTTTTGTCGACTTCAGCTACATCAATCACCTCGTCGTGAATGGCGGCGTCATCGCCTGCTCCTATGACGACGCCAACGACGAGCAGGCCAAGGACATCCTGGCGTCAGCCTACCCGGGGCGGCCGGTGGTGACCGTGGATGCCCGGCCGCTGTTCGCGCGTGGCGGCGGCATCCACTGCATCACCCAGCACGAACCTCTTGCAACGGGCTGATGCCGTTTCCCGGCCTCCGCGGCGGGTACACCCACGTCACCAGCACGACCGAGATGATCATCAGCAGAAACCACGAAACGAGCTTCTCGATCGATACCGCCTGCCAACCGTCGATCTGGCTGGGATAC contains:
- a CDS encoding agmatine deiminase family protein; amino-acid sequence: MSWHMPSETAPHKRTWMAFPSSGYTLGETSAEADEARTTWAAVANTIIDFEPVTMVVGPGHEEIARRYLASEVELVTAELDDAWMRDIGPTFVLGDDGRLGAVDWVFNGWGRQAWASWEHDARIGRFVAGLAGAELVPSSLVNEGGGIHVDGAGTVLVTDTVQLDPLRNPGWSRAEIEAELSRTLGVSNVVWLPRGLTRDSERFGTKGHVDIVATIPAEGVILLHEQAAAGHPDHEAMTEIKSALDLSTTADGTPWKIVGVPAPATLSDAEGFVDFSYINHLVVNGGVIACSYDDANDEQAKDILASAYPGRPVVTVDARPLFARGGGIHCITQHEPLATG